Proteins from a single region of Bacteroidota bacterium:
- a CDS encoding M48 family metallopeptidase, with protein MKRIFSFTFLLTVFFSFSCSRVPITNRRQFNLIPESEMLYLSTQEYNKFIAAHTVIHQPDSGAVLVNRVGKKISDAIVNYLKTHNQSKRVNGYFWIFNLVQSDEVNAWCMPGGKVVVYNALLPITKDEDGLAVVLGHEIAHAIARHGNERMSEQLAIQMGGVALNVALSTQAEQTANIFNQVYGASTTLGALAYSRKHETEADKLGLCFMAMAGYDPNKAIAFWERMQQVSPNQPIQFLSTHPNDATRIANIKAFMPTAMKYYKKPVNP; from the coding sequence ATGAAACGGATATTTTCATTCACATTTTTACTTACGGTATTTTTTTCTTTCTCGTGTTCCAGGGTTCCGATCACGAACCGGCGACAGTTCAATCTCATTCCTGAATCGGAAATGCTTTACCTGAGTACGCAGGAGTACAATAAATTCATTGCAGCGCACACCGTCATTCATCAGCCCGATTCCGGCGCTGTGCTTGTGAACAGAGTAGGGAAGAAGATCTCTGATGCGATCGTGAATTATCTCAAAACACATAACCAGTCGAAACGTGTGAATGGTTACTTCTGGATTTTCAATCTCGTGCAGAGTGATGAAGTGAATGCATGGTGTATGCCCGGCGGAAAAGTTGTGGTGTACAATGCGCTTCTCCCGATCACAAAAGATGAAGACGGACTTGCAGTGGTACTTGGCCACGAGATCGCGCACGCCATTGCGCGTCACGGGAACGAGCGTATGAGTGAACAGCTCGCGATACAAATGGGAGGAGTGGCTTTGAATGTTGCACTTTCGACACAAGCGGAACAGACCGCAAATATTTTCAACCAGGTTTATGGAGCAAGCACTACGCTCGGCGCGCTCGCGTATTCGCGCAAGCACGAAACAGAAGCCGATAAATTAGGATTGTGTTTTATGGCAATGGCCGGTTACGATCCGAATAAAGCGATCGCTTTCTGGGAAAGAATGCAACAGGTGAGTCCGAATCAACCGATACAATTCCTGAGTACACATCCGAATGATGCGACACGAATTGCGAATATAAAAGCGTTCATGCCTACTGCGATGAAATACTATAAGAAGCCGGTGAATCCGTGA
- a CDS encoding ATP-dependent Clp protease adaptor ClpS codes for MKTQQQEITLLEEQLTDIHDLIVYNDDVNTFDWVIKTLMEVCGHNALQAEQCALLIHNTGKCGVKRGSMEDLIPVCETILERGISARIE; via the coding sequence ATGAAAACACAACAGCAGGAAATTACTTTACTCGAAGAACAACTTACAGATATTCATGATCTCATTGTGTATAATGATGATGTGAATACGTTCGATTGGGTGATTAAAACACTCATGGAAGTTTGCGGGCACAATGCACTGCAGGCAGAGCAATGCGCATTACTGATCCACAATACCGGAAAATGCGGGGTGAAGCGTGGATCGATGGAAGACCTCATTCCGGTTTGCGAAACTATTCTTGAGCGCGGTATCTCTGCACGCATCGAATAA